One genomic region from Rosa rugosa chromosome 1, drRosRugo1.1, whole genome shotgun sequence encodes:
- the LOC133724841 gene encoding uncharacterized protein LOC133724841 isoform X1 produces the protein MDSDLFYSCAVVMDTSYVVKFIYSGEAATVPLLHNWSFVDLCNSIRSRFPDLIQGNFMLRYIIPPDSTSCFLESEVDMRMIFRNLVRYNSDFVEVFVTDLPSISESVVSNTVCEDSSTMLEENDYLGCYRAEAPKSYMTKGWESYIHSEGQKFEGGVVEFRDKLRKYAIEIGFSYEFVRNDKVRVIAQCSKKHSQGCNWLVKAYLCRANGFFMIKRLVNVHTCHGVIRLQKSKMMGSKVVKSIVLDKIRANPNKKPIDIADEIKSDYGLDVAYRTVWYGTELAKTALHGDEAESYAQLLWFSESVMKSNPDSRIVVEFHRETHRFQRMFVSYGAWMKGFQSCRPILFIDATFITNKYKGQIIAASAKDANQGLYPVAYAIVDSENESNWRFFLEVLAEEFAKHPMRRVTFISDRHVGLVSAFPRVFPNNPHGFCFRHLMSNLSDKFPAGSYLKDRIPYLFMCCAYSRTPEMYEFNMEILRSEGGDIVAQFLEDLPKENWCMAYFNGERFGEMTNNLAESFNNWVLPLKSLPILDINDGIRVKSMASIAARKQDAHEWFSELCPVIEKKLKDNLEVGRHWRVSRSDTYVYEVHCQKYNSMVNLESLFCSCGEWQLYGFPCSHALVVIQQHGSSPYLYVNELYKVDKYRETYSFPINPLPSISKQVHDFGRDAVILQPPLTRRPPGRPRKKRFRKRSEKTRVIKCGRCGKCDGHNRKSCTAPI, from the exons atggatagtgatttgttttattcttgtgcagttgttatggatactagctatgttgtcaagtttatttattctggtgaagcagcgacagttccattgttgcataattggtcgtttgttgacctatgcaattccatacgctctcgttttccggatttgattcaaggcaatttcatgttgaggtacattattcctccggattctacttcatgttttctagagagtgaagttgatatgagaatgatttttaggaatttggttcgttacaattctgattttgttgaagtgtttgtgactgatttgccttctattagtgaaagtgtggtgagtaacacagtgtgtgaggattctagtaccatgcttgaggagaatgattatttggggtgttatagggcagaggcaccgaagagttatatgacgaaaggttgggagagttatattcattctgaaggccaaaagtttgagggtggggttgttgagtttagggataagctgcgtaagtatgctatagaaattggcttttcatatgagtttgttagaaATGACAAGGTTCGTGTTATTGCTCAGTGTTCTAAGAAACATTCTCAAGGCTGCAATTGGCTGGTGAAGGCTTATTTATGTAGGGCTAATGGTTTCTTTATGATTAAAAGGTTGGTTAATGTTCACACTTGTCATGGTGTGATTCGTTTGCAGAAGAGTAAGATgatgggatccaaggttgtcaagtctattgtgcttgataagattcgtgccaatccaaacaaaaagccaattgatatagctgatgagatcaagagtgattatggtttggatgttgcttatcgtacagtttggtatggtacggagttggcaaaaacagccctacatggtgatgaagctgagtcttatgctcagctactttggttcagtgagtctgttatgaagtcaaaccccgactctaggatagtggttgagtttcatcgagaaacacacaggtttcagcgtatgtttgtgagctatggtgcatggatgaagggttttcaatcttgtagacctattcttttcattgatgctacattcatcaccaacaagtacaaggggcagattattgctgcatcggcaaaggatgccaatcaag gcttgtatccagttgcttatgctattgtggattctgaaaatgagagtaattggagattttttcttgaggttttggctgaagagtttgcaaaacaccctatgaggagggtgacattcatttctgatcgtcatgttgggcttgttagtgctttccctagagtgtttcctaataatccacatgggttttgttttagacaCCTGATGTCTAACCTTTCTGACAAATTTCCAGCTGGATCTTACCTCAAGGATCGGATTCCTTACTTGTTTATGTGTTGTGCTTATTCTCGCACACCGGAGATGTATGAGTTCAACATGGAAATCTTGAGGAGTGAAGGTGGGGACATAGTTGCTCAATTTCTGGAGGATCTTCCCAAGGAGAACTGGTGTATGGCTTACTTTAATGGTGAAAGAtttggtgaaatgacaaataacttggctgagtctttcaataattgggtGTTGCCTTTGAAGAGTCTTCCTATTCTTGATATTAATGATGGCATTAGAGTGAAGTCCATGGCTTCAATTGCTGCTCGGAAGCAGGATGCTCATGAATGGTTTTCTGAGTTGTGCCCAGTGATTGAAAAGAAGCTGAAGGACAATTTGGAAGTCGGAAGGCATTGGAGAGTGAGCAGGTCTGATACCTATGTGTATGAAGTTCACTGCCAGAAGTACAATAGCATGGTAAATTTGGAAAGTCTGTTTTGTTCGTGTGGAGAATGGCAGCTGTATGGCTTCCCATGTTCCCATGCACTTGTAGTGATCCAACAACATGGTTCTTCCCCGTATTTGTATGTCAATGAGCTGTACAAGGTGGATAAATATCGAGAAACTTATTCTTTCCCAATTAATCCTCTTCCCTCTATTTCTAAGCAAGTGCATGATTTTGGTAGAGATGCTGTGATCTTGCAGCCGCCTTTGACTAGAAGACCACCGGGAAGGCctagaaagaagaggttcagaaaaaggagcgagaaaaccagggtgatcaagtgtggtaggtgtggaaaatgtgatggtcacaacagaaagagttgtacagctccgatatag
- the LOC133724841 gene encoding uncharacterized protein LOC133724841 isoform X2 codes for MDSDLFYSCAVVMDTSYVVKFIYSGEAATVPLLHNWSFVDLCNSIRSRFPDLIQGNFMLRYIIPPDSTSCFLESEVDMRMIFRNLVRYNSDFVEVFVTDLPSISESVVSNTVCEDSSTMLEENDYLGCYRAEAPKSYMTKGWESYIHSEGQKFEGGVVEFRDKLRKYAIEIGFSYEFVRNDKVRVIAQCSKKHSQGCNWLVKAYLCRANGFFMIKRLVNVHTCHGVIRLQKSKMMGSKVVKSIVLDKIRANPNKKPIDIADEIKSDYGLDVAYRTVWYGTELAKTALHGDEAESYAQLLWFSESVMKSNPDSRIVVEFHRETHRFQRMFVSYGAWMKGFQSCRPILFIDATFITNKYKGQIIAASAKDANQVAYAIVDSENESNWRFFLEVLAEEFAKHPMRRVTFISDRHVGLVSAFPRVFPNNPHGFCFRHLMSNLSDKFPAGSYLKDRIPYLFMCCAYSRTPEMYEFNMEILRSEGGDIVAQFLEDLPKENWCMAYFNGERFGEMTNNLAESFNNWVLPLKSLPILDINDGIRVKSMASIAARKQDAHEWFSELCPVIEKKLKDNLEVGRHWRVSRSDTYVYEVHCQKYNSMVNLESLFCSCGEWQLYGFPCSHALVVIQQHGSSPYLYVNELYKVDKYRETYSFPINPLPSISKQVHDFGRDAVILQPPLTRRPPGRPRKKRFRKRSEKTRVIKCGRCGKCDGHNRKSCTAPI; via the exons atggatagtgatttgttttattcttgtgcagttgttatggatactagctatgttgtcaagtttatttattctggtgaagcagcgacagttccattgttgcataattggtcgtttgttgacctatgcaattccatacgctctcgttttccggatttgattcaaggcaatttcatgttgaggtacattattcctccggattctacttcatgttttctagagagtgaagttgatatgagaatgatttttaggaatttggttcgttacaattctgattttgttgaagtgtttgtgactgatttgccttctattagtgaaagtgtggtgagtaacacagtgtgtgaggattctagtaccatgcttgaggagaatgattatttggggtgttatagggcagaggcaccgaagagttatatgacgaaaggttgggagagttatattcattctgaaggccaaaagtttgagggtggggttgttgagtttagggataagctgcgtaagtatgctatagaaattggcttttcatatgagtttgttagaaATGACAAGGTTCGTGTTATTGCTCAGTGTTCTAAGAAACATTCTCAAGGCTGCAATTGGCTGGTGAAGGCTTATTTATGTAGGGCTAATGGTTTCTTTATGATTAAAAGGTTGGTTAATGTTCACACTTGTCATGGTGTGATTCGTTTGCAGAAGAGTAAGATgatgggatccaaggttgtcaagtctattgtgcttgataagattcgtgccaatccaaacaaaaagccaattgatatagctgatgagatcaagagtgattatggtttggatgttgcttatcgtacagtttggtatggtacggagttggcaaaaacagccctacatggtgatgaagctgagtcttatgctcagctactttggttcagtgagtctgttatgaagtcaaaccccgactctaggatagtggttgagtttcatcgagaaacacacaggtttcagcgtatgtttgtgagctatggtgcatggatgaagggttttcaatcttgtagacctattcttttcattgatgctacattcatcaccaacaagtacaaggggcagattattgctgcatcggcaaaggatgccaatcaag ttgcttatgctattgtggattctgaaaatgagagtaattggagattttttcttgaggttttggctgaagagtttgcaaaacaccctatgaggagggtgacattcatttctgatcgtcatgttgggcttgttagtgctttccctagagtgtttcctaataatccacatgggttttgttttagacaCCTGATGTCTAACCTTTCTGACAAATTTCCAGCTGGATCTTACCTCAAGGATCGGATTCCTTACTTGTTTATGTGTTGTGCTTATTCTCGCACACCGGAGATGTATGAGTTCAACATGGAAATCTTGAGGAGTGAAGGTGGGGACATAGTTGCTCAATTTCTGGAGGATCTTCCCAAGGAGAACTGGTGTATGGCTTACTTTAATGGTGAAAGAtttggtgaaatgacaaataacttggctgagtctttcaataattgggtGTTGCCTTTGAAGAGTCTTCCTATTCTTGATATTAATGATGGCATTAGAGTGAAGTCCATGGCTTCAATTGCTGCTCGGAAGCAGGATGCTCATGAATGGTTTTCTGAGTTGTGCCCAGTGATTGAAAAGAAGCTGAAGGACAATTTGGAAGTCGGAAGGCATTGGAGAGTGAGCAGGTCTGATACCTATGTGTATGAAGTTCACTGCCAGAAGTACAATAGCATGGTAAATTTGGAAAGTCTGTTTTGTTCGTGTGGAGAATGGCAGCTGTATGGCTTCCCATGTTCCCATGCACTTGTAGTGATCCAACAACATGGTTCTTCCCCGTATTTGTATGTCAATGAGCTGTACAAGGTGGATAAATATCGAGAAACTTATTCTTTCCCAATTAATCCTCTTCCCTCTATTTCTAAGCAAGTGCATGATTTTGGTAGAGATGCTGTGATCTTGCAGCCGCCTTTGACTAGAAGACCACCGGGAAGGCctagaaagaagaggttcagaaaaaggagcgagaaaaccagggtgatcaagtgtggtaggtgtggaaaatgtgatggtcacaacagaaagagttgtacagctccgatatag
- the LOC133724841 gene encoding uncharacterized protein LOC133724841 isoform X4 encodes MDSDLFYSCAVVMDTSYVVKFIYSGEAATVPLLHNWSFVDLCNSIRSRFPDLIQGNFMLSESVVSNTVCEDSSTMLEENDYLGCYRAEAPKSYMTKGWESYIHSEGQKFEGGVVEFRDKLRKYAIEIGFSYEFVRNDKVRVIAQCSKKHSQGCNWLVKAYLCRANGFFMIKRLVNVHTCHGVIRLQKSKMMGSKVVKSIVLDKIRANPNKKPIDIADEIKSDYGLDVAYRTVWYGTELAKTALHGDEAESYAQLLWFSESVMKSNPDSRIVVEFHRETHRFQRMFVSYGAWMKGFQSCRPILFIDATFITNKYKGQIIAASAKDANQGLYPVAYAIVDSENESNWRFFLEVLAEEFAKHPMRRVTFISDRHVGLVSAFPRVFPNNPHGFCFRHLMSNLSDKFPAGSYLKDRIPYLFMCCAYSRTPEMYEFNMEILRSEGGDIVAQFLEDLPKENWCMAYFNGERFGEMTNNLAESFNNWVLPLKSLPILDINDGIRVKSMASIAARKQDAHEWFSELCPVIEKKLKDNLEVGRHWRVSRSDTYVYEVHCQKYNSMVNLESLFCSCGEWQLYGFPCSHALVVIQQHGSSPYLYVNELYKVDKYRETYSFPINPLPSISKQVHDFGRDAVILQPPLTRRPPGRPRKKRFRKRSEKTRVIKCGRCGKCDGHNRKSCTAPI; translated from the exons atggatagtgatttgttttattcttgtgcagttgttatggatactagctatgttgtcaagtttatttattctggtgaagcagcgacagttccattgttgcataattggtcgtttgttgacctatgcaattccatacgctctcgttttccggatttgattcaaggcaatttcatgttgag tgaaagtgtggtgagtaacacagtgtgtgaggattctagtaccatgcttgaggagaatgattatttggggtgttatagggcagaggcaccgaagagttatatgacgaaaggttgggagagttatattcattctgaaggccaaaagtttgagggtggggttgttgagtttagggataagctgcgtaagtatgctatagaaattggcttttcatatgagtttgttagaaATGACAAGGTTCGTGTTATTGCTCAGTGTTCTAAGAAACATTCTCAAGGCTGCAATTGGCTGGTGAAGGCTTATTTATGTAGGGCTAATGGTTTCTTTATGATTAAAAGGTTGGTTAATGTTCACACTTGTCATGGTGTGATTCGTTTGCAGAAGAGTAAGATgatgggatccaaggttgtcaagtctattgtgcttgataagattcgtgccaatccaaacaaaaagccaattgatatagctgatgagatcaagagtgattatggtttggatgttgcttatcgtacagtttggtatggtacggagttggcaaaaacagccctacatggtgatgaagctgagtcttatgctcagctactttggttcagtgagtctgttatgaagtcaaaccccgactctaggatagtggttgagtttcatcgagaaacacacaggtttcagcgtatgtttgtgagctatggtgcatggatgaagggttttcaatcttgtagacctattcttttcattgatgctacattcatcaccaacaagtacaaggggcagattattgctgcatcggcaaaggatgccaatcaag gcttgtatccagttgcttatgctattgtggattctgaaaatgagagtaattggagattttttcttgaggttttggctgaagagtttgcaaaacaccctatgaggagggtgacattcatttctgatcgtcatgttgggcttgttagtgctttccctagagtgtttcctaataatccacatgggttttgttttagacaCCTGATGTCTAACCTTTCTGACAAATTTCCAGCTGGATCTTACCTCAAGGATCGGATTCCTTACTTGTTTATGTGTTGTGCTTATTCTCGCACACCGGAGATGTATGAGTTCAACATGGAAATCTTGAGGAGTGAAGGTGGGGACATAGTTGCTCAATTTCTGGAGGATCTTCCCAAGGAGAACTGGTGTATGGCTTACTTTAATGGTGAAAGAtttggtgaaatgacaaataacttggctgagtctttcaataattgggtGTTGCCTTTGAAGAGTCTTCCTATTCTTGATATTAATGATGGCATTAGAGTGAAGTCCATGGCTTCAATTGCTGCTCGGAAGCAGGATGCTCATGAATGGTTTTCTGAGTTGTGCCCAGTGATTGAAAAGAAGCTGAAGGACAATTTGGAAGTCGGAAGGCATTGGAGAGTGAGCAGGTCTGATACCTATGTGTATGAAGTTCACTGCCAGAAGTACAATAGCATGGTAAATTTGGAAAGTCTGTTTTGTTCGTGTGGAGAATGGCAGCTGTATGGCTTCCCATGTTCCCATGCACTTGTAGTGATCCAACAACATGGTTCTTCCCCGTATTTGTATGTCAATGAGCTGTACAAGGTGGATAAATATCGAGAAACTTATTCTTTCCCAATTAATCCTCTTCCCTCTATTTCTAAGCAAGTGCATGATTTTGGTAGAGATGCTGTGATCTTGCAGCCGCCTTTGACTAGAAGACCACCGGGAAGGCctagaaagaagaggttcagaaaaaggagcgagaaaaccagggtgatcaagtgtggtaggtgtggaaaatgtgatggtcacaacagaaagagttgtacagctccgatatag
- the LOC133724841 gene encoding uncharacterized protein LOC133724841 isoform X3, which translates to MDTSYVVKFIYSGEAATVPLLHNWSFVDLCNSIRSRFPDLIQGNFMLRYIIPPDSTSCFLESEVDMRMIFRNLVRYNSDFVEVFVTDLPSISESVVSNTVCEDSSTMLEENDYLGCYRAEAPKSYMTKGWESYIHSEGQKFEGGVVEFRDKLRKYAIEIGFSYEFVRNDKVRVIAQCSKKHSQGCNWLVKAYLCRANGFFMIKRLVNVHTCHGVIRLQKSKMMGSKVVKSIVLDKIRANPNKKPIDIADEIKSDYGLDVAYRTVWYGTELAKTALHGDEAESYAQLLWFSESVMKSNPDSRIVVEFHRETHRFQRMFVSYGAWMKGFQSCRPILFIDATFITNKYKGQIIAASAKDANQGLYPVAYAIVDSENESNWRFFLEVLAEEFAKHPMRRVTFISDRHVGLVSAFPRVFPNNPHGFCFRHLMSNLSDKFPAGSYLKDRIPYLFMCCAYSRTPEMYEFNMEILRSEGGDIVAQFLEDLPKENWCMAYFNGERFGEMTNNLAESFNNWVLPLKSLPILDINDGIRVKSMASIAARKQDAHEWFSELCPVIEKKLKDNLEVGRHWRVSRSDTYVYEVHCQKYNSMVNLESLFCSCGEWQLYGFPCSHALVVIQQHGSSPYLYVNELYKVDKYRETYSFPINPLPSISKQVHDFGRDAVILQPPLTRRPPGRPRKKRFRKRSEKTRVIKCGRCGKCDGHNRKSCTAPI; encoded by the exons atggatactagctatgttgtcaagtttatttattctggtgaagcagcgacagttccattgttgcataattggtcgtttgttgacctatgcaattccatacgctctcgttttccggatttgattcaaggcaatttcatgttgaggtacattattcctccggattctacttcatgttttctagagagtgaagttgatatgagaatgatttttaggaatttggttcgttacaattctgattttgttgaagtgtttgtgactgatttgccttctattagtgaaagtgtggtgagtaacacagtgtgtgaggattctagtaccatgcttgaggagaatgattatttggggtgttatagggcagaggcaccgaagagttatatgacgaaaggttgggagagttatattcattctgaaggccaaaagtttgagggtggggttgttgagtttagggataagctgcgtaagtatgctatagaaattggcttttcatatgagtttgttagaaATGACAAGGTTCGTGTTATTGCTCAGTGTTCTAAGAAACATTCTCAAGGCTGCAATTGGCTGGTGAAGGCTTATTTATGTAGGGCTAATGGTTTCTTTATGATTAAAAGGTTGGTTAATGTTCACACTTGTCATGGTGTGATTCGTTTGCAGAAGAGTAAGATgatgggatccaaggttgtcaagtctattgtgcttgataagattcgtgccaatccaaacaaaaagccaattgatatagctgatgagatcaagagtgattatggtttggatgttgcttatcgtacagtttggtatggtacggagttggcaaaaacagccctacatggtgatgaagctgagtcttatgctcagctactttggttcagtgagtctgttatgaagtcaaaccccgactctaggatagtggttgagtttcatcgagaaacacacaggtttcagcgtatgtttgtgagctatggtgcatggatgaagggttttcaatcttgtagacctattcttttcattgatgctacattcatcaccaacaagtacaaggggcagattattgctgcatcggcaaaggatgccaatcaag gcttgtatccagttgcttatgctattgtggattctgaaaatgagagtaattggagattttttcttgaggttttggctgaagagtttgcaaaacaccctatgaggagggtgacattcatttctgatcgtcatgttgggcttgttagtgctttccctagagtgtttcctaataatccacatgggttttgttttagacaCCTGATGTCTAACCTTTCTGACAAATTTCCAGCTGGATCTTACCTCAAGGATCGGATTCCTTACTTGTTTATGTGTTGTGCTTATTCTCGCACACCGGAGATGTATGAGTTCAACATGGAAATCTTGAGGAGTGAAGGTGGGGACATAGTTGCTCAATTTCTGGAGGATCTTCCCAAGGAGAACTGGTGTATGGCTTACTTTAATGGTGAAAGAtttggtgaaatgacaaataacttggctgagtctttcaataattgggtGTTGCCTTTGAAGAGTCTTCCTATTCTTGATATTAATGATGGCATTAGAGTGAAGTCCATGGCTTCAATTGCTGCTCGGAAGCAGGATGCTCATGAATGGTTTTCTGAGTTGTGCCCAGTGATTGAAAAGAAGCTGAAGGACAATTTGGAAGTCGGAAGGCATTGGAGAGTGAGCAGGTCTGATACCTATGTGTATGAAGTTCACTGCCAGAAGTACAATAGCATGGTAAATTTGGAAAGTCTGTTTTGTTCGTGTGGAGAATGGCAGCTGTATGGCTTCCCATGTTCCCATGCACTTGTAGTGATCCAACAACATGGTTCTTCCCCGTATTTGTATGTCAATGAGCTGTACAAGGTGGATAAATATCGAGAAACTTATTCTTTCCCAATTAATCCTCTTCCCTCTATTTCTAAGCAAGTGCATGATTTTGGTAGAGATGCTGTGATCTTGCAGCCGCCTTTGACTAGAAGACCACCGGGAAGGCctagaaagaagaggttcagaaaaaggagcgagaaaaccagggtgatcaagtgtggtaggtgtggaaaatgtgatggtcacaacagaaagagttgtacagctccgatatag
- the LOC133724841 gene encoding uncharacterized protein LOC133724841 isoform X5: MQFHTLSFSGFDSRQFHVEKSKMMGSKVVKSIVLDKIRANPNKKPIDIADEIKSDYGLDVAYRTVWYGTELAKTALHGDEAESYAQLLWFSESVMKSNPDSRIVVEFHRETHRFQRMFVSYGAWMKGFQSCRPILFIDATFITNKYKGQIIAASAKDANQGLYPVAYAIVDSENESNWRFFLEVLAEEFAKHPMRRVTFISDRHVGLVSAFPRVFPNNPHGFCFRHLMSNLSDKFPAGSYLKDRIPYLFMCCAYSRTPEMYEFNMEILRSEGGDIVAQFLEDLPKENWCMAYFNGERFGEMTNNLAESFNNWVLPLKSLPILDINDGIRVKSMASIAARKQDAHEWFSELCPVIEKKLKDNLEVGRHWRVSRSDTYVYEVHCQKYNSMVNLESLFCSCGEWQLYGFPCSHALVVIQQHGSSPYLYVNELYKVDKYRETYSFPINPLPSISKQVHDFGRDAVILQPPLTRRPPGRPRKKRFRKRSEKTRVIKCGRCGKCDGHNRKSCTAPI, translated from the exons atgcaattccatacgctctcgttttccggatttgattcaaggcaatttcatgttgag AAGAGTAAGATgatgggatccaaggttgtcaagtctattgtgcttgataagattcgtgccaatccaaacaaaaagccaattgatatagctgatgagatcaagagtgattatggtttggatgttgcttatcgtacagtttggtatggtacggagttggcaaaaacagccctacatggtgatgaagctgagtcttatgctcagctactttggttcagtgagtctgttatgaagtcaaaccccgactctaggatagtggttgagtttcatcgagaaacacacaggtttcagcgtatgtttgtgagctatggtgcatggatgaagggttttcaatcttgtagacctattcttttcattgatgctacattcatcaccaacaagtacaaggggcagattattgctgcatcggcaaaggatgccaatcaag gcttgtatccagttgcttatgctattgtggattctgaaaatgagagtaattggagattttttcttgaggttttggctgaagagtttgcaaaacaccctatgaggagggtgacattcatttctgatcgtcatgttgggcttgttagtgctttccctagagtgtttcctaataatccacatgggttttgttttagacaCCTGATGTCTAACCTTTCTGACAAATTTCCAGCTGGATCTTACCTCAAGGATCGGATTCCTTACTTGTTTATGTGTTGTGCTTATTCTCGCACACCGGAGATGTATGAGTTCAACATGGAAATCTTGAGGAGTGAAGGTGGGGACATAGTTGCTCAATTTCTGGAGGATCTTCCCAAGGAGAACTGGTGTATGGCTTACTTTAATGGTGAAAGAtttggtgaaatgacaaataacttggctgagtctttcaataattgggtGTTGCCTTTGAAGAGTCTTCCTATTCTTGATATTAATGATGGCATTAGAGTGAAGTCCATGGCTTCAATTGCTGCTCGGAAGCAGGATGCTCATGAATGGTTTTCTGAGTTGTGCCCAGTGATTGAAAAGAAGCTGAAGGACAATTTGGAAGTCGGAAGGCATTGGAGAGTGAGCAGGTCTGATACCTATGTGTATGAAGTTCACTGCCAGAAGTACAATAGCATGGTAAATTTGGAAAGTCTGTTTTGTTCGTGTGGAGAATGGCAGCTGTATGGCTTCCCATGTTCCCATGCACTTGTAGTGATCCAACAACATGGTTCTTCCCCGTATTTGTATGTCAATGAGCTGTACAAGGTGGATAAATATCGAGAAACTTATTCTTTCCCAATTAATCCTCTTCCCTCTATTTCTAAGCAAGTGCATGATTTTGGTAGAGATGCTGTGATCTTGCAGCCGCCTTTGACTAGAAGACCACCGGGAAGGCctagaaagaagaggttcagaaaaaggagcgagaaaaccagggtgatcaagtgtggtaggtgtggaaaatgtgatggtcacaacagaaagagttgtacagctccgatatag